From Spirosoma agri, one genomic window encodes:
- a CDS encoding phosphatase PAP2 family protein — translation MQLSVTQAQDTLSEPVPRLRPNPYQLSWKTDATLLGIVAVSGAASFLLEQQVQPFSQGDLSRFDRSQVNAFDRSATYKWSPNAYRLSDQTLTANFVATGLIAVPTLIRHKSWATIPLMYVEVLALPTLIQQTVKNIVLRTRPYVYNPDAPLDPKLAPNGRQSFFSGHAGTSFASAVFAAELFRHYYPNSKLKPVVWIVMLGLASTTSLMRYEAGYHFPSDILVGAAFGSLAGWWIPKVHEVSKQNSISRRLTIQPWNNGSATGINARLLVFSR, via the coding sequence TTGCAACTATCAGTTACGCAGGCCCAGGATACCCTTTCGGAACCAGTACCCCGACTCAGACCCAATCCGTACCAGCTCAGTTGGAAGACCGATGCTACGCTGCTGGGAATCGTTGCGGTCTCAGGCGCGGCCTCTTTTCTGCTGGAACAACAGGTTCAGCCGTTTAGCCAGGGTGATCTGAGTCGTTTCGACCGGAGTCAGGTCAACGCCTTCGACCGAAGTGCTACGTACAAGTGGTCACCGAATGCATACCGATTGAGTGATCAGACGCTCACGGCCAATTTCGTTGCGACCGGATTGATTGCGGTACCAACCCTGATACGCCATAAAAGCTGGGCAACGATCCCGTTGATGTACGTTGAAGTGCTGGCCTTACCAACGCTCATTCAGCAGACCGTCAAGAATATTGTTCTGCGCACGCGTCCTTATGTATACAATCCGGACGCGCCCTTGGATCCGAAGCTGGCCCCCAATGGCCGGCAATCGTTCTTCTCGGGCCATGCCGGAACATCGTTTGCTTCAGCCGTTTTTGCCGCCGAACTATTCCGGCATTATTACCCGAACTCCAAACTCAAACCCGTCGTCTGGATCGTCATGCTTGGATTGGCCTCCACGACGAGTCTGATGCGGTACGAAGCGGGCTACCACTTCCCGAGCGACATCCTGGTTGGGGCGGCCTTTGGCTCACTGGCGGGCTGGTGGATTCCTAAAGTACACGAAGTCAGCAAGCAGAATAGCATTAGCCGGCGACTGACCATCCAACCCTGGAACAATGGCTCAGCTACTGGAATCAACGCACGACTGTTGGTGTTTTCGCGCTAA
- a CDS encoding phosphatase PAP2 family protein, which translates to MAFGFRLTRSTPLLFVWLTLQSLVGTAQTTSSQQRTTQYSDSPYQLSTGREAILLGAGVATFGTSVLLDKAVDPLTPAEVAALNRDDINAFDRSATRNWNPSIAKVSDITLFSNVALPVLLTLGTKPMRQDMKTIGVMYLETLLFANGVESTVKAISQRPRPFVFNPDVPLEQKLNRDARQSFFSGHATTAFATAVFTSEVFRHYFPESKLKAVVWVGTLGLASATCVMRYESGRHYYSDLLVGAAFGSLVGWGIPKLHEVKNRSALGRRLDVQPWSSGSATGVYARLRFR; encoded by the coding sequence ATGGCTTTCGGTTTCCGGTTGACTCGCTCAACACCCCTTTTGTTTGTTTGGCTGACCCTGCAATCGCTGGTTGGTACGGCCCAAACGACCAGTTCCCAGCAACGGACAACGCAGTATTCCGACTCACCGTACCAGCTCAGCACGGGTCGAGAAGCAATCCTGCTCGGGGCTGGGGTTGCCACGTTTGGTACGTCGGTACTGCTCGACAAAGCCGTTGATCCGCTCACCCCCGCCGAGGTGGCCGCGTTGAATCGCGATGATATTAATGCCTTCGATCGGAGTGCTACACGCAACTGGAACCCGTCCATTGCCAAGGTCAGCGACATTACCCTATTCTCGAACGTGGCACTGCCCGTTCTGCTGACACTTGGCACCAAACCGATGCGGCAGGATATGAAAACGATTGGGGTCATGTACCTCGAAACGCTGTTATTTGCGAATGGCGTCGAAAGTACGGTGAAAGCGATTTCGCAGCGGCCCCGCCCCTTCGTTTTCAATCCCGATGTTCCGCTGGAACAAAAACTCAACCGCGATGCCCGGCAATCGTTCTTTTCCGGGCACGCCACTACGGCTTTCGCCACCGCCGTTTTTACGAGTGAGGTCTTCCGGCACTATTTCCCTGAATCAAAGCTAAAGGCCGTTGTCTGGGTTGGTACGCTCGGACTGGCCAGTGCAACGTGTGTTATGCGCTACGAGAGTGGTCGGCATTATTACTCGGATCTGCTGGTAGGCGCTGCCTTCGGCTCGCTGGTCGGTTGGGGAATTCCCAAATTACACGAAGTCAAGAACCGGAGCGCCCTCGGCCGTCGGCTCGATGTGCAACCGTGGAGCAGTGGTTCGGCAACCGGCGTCTATGCTCGACTCCGGTTCCGCTAG
- a CDS encoding UvrD-helicase domain-containing protein, translated as MFKIYSSSAGSGKTYTLTKEYLKLALRPTEQDGYFRHILAVTFTNAAANEMKNRILERLSDIAGGKELPLLNELVTELYGIHAATDESFAIAKADLRRKADAVFKTILHHYADFSVTTIDSFTQRVVMAFTDELGLPYSFEVEMDTDEVLELAIDNLIEKAGTDEMDEITTILSEYYTHTAAEGKSWNQLPELLKEFGRNLTSDQFYEAVNAAQELSPNALRQIRTQLLTHNQQVETTIIGHGQRAWKLITDAGLDETDFSYGASGVGGYLKAVAHGNAKKEAGTRVHNALNNGDWYGKKTPKPVQAMIDAMTADLCDCITQITTTRDETAQQVTLFDCLLPHLQKLALLKQMRIEFDDLLRKDGRVHISEFNKKILNIVASEPVPFLYERLGTKYNHILIDEFQDTSRLQFANLLPLIENALGAEHFNLAVGDGKQAIYRFRGGDMDQIVALHRKDLESLKLAHNPGSWTADRIDMLDGHLQDEMLDTNWRSAEPIVVFNNDFFEFTARKFEHQHAKLADVFDATKQFHQKAQPNARKAGHVQIDFVAKDENDDTDLTALMLEQTIKHLEQALADGYGYGDIAILCRKKTHAKALANELNAKRIPLVSADSLSLEFSDPVKWIVTLMQLLQQPDLKLLRYELLYLFHRVVRGIFPDDALTEELRLVAEGDAMGVYTYLTDQGYPLDPYTLGQLNPYELAERLTAQFDLFSQAEHNPFLFRFLDEVLTFNQKRSGHLSDFLIYWEGVRQKVSVEGNAHNAVSIQTIHRSKGLEFPVVIIPFANWRVEPINDSTIWLDLTSIRTDMLTHESGSGQLARLLSAPAHTTSKLRGTPEPIAAQYEEELTRTFLENMNLLYVAFTRPTDRLYIVSEAKDFTKGAQNTISHWLHAFLRDSDVARNCGCAWQDGQLSYEISLCADSFPHSVRIADSDEILLDDVISGHRGQDLQLRRQADRVFDVATFERTRERDRKLCAALSLIKGPESIDQTLRQLVSEGLVRNAECADLKQALIAIITHPTLSALFNSALRIDTDRSILSKKRIHGAPHRVVYYPDGSVILVQYESVPGPSAEPVPDPANSLKYFTSLYRDMGFPEVEGRLVFLADEPTVVRVV; from the coding sequence ATGTTCAAGATTTACAGTTCGTCGGCCGGGTCGGGCAAAACGTATACGCTCACCAAAGAGTACCTCAAACTGGCTTTGCGGCCAACTGAGCAGGACGGCTATTTTCGGCATATTCTGGCCGTGACGTTTACGAACGCGGCTGCCAACGAAATGAAGAACCGTATTCTTGAACGCCTGTCCGACATTGCGGGCGGGAAAGAGTTGCCGCTATTGAACGAGCTGGTCACCGAACTGTATGGTATTCATGCTGCTACTGACGAATCGTTTGCGATAGCGAAAGCCGATCTGCGCCGGAAAGCCGACGCGGTGTTCAAGACCATCCTGCACCACTACGCCGATTTCAGCGTCACCACCATTGACTCGTTTACCCAGCGGGTCGTTATGGCGTTTACGGACGAGTTGGGCCTACCCTATTCGTTCGAGGTAGAGATGGACACCGACGAAGTGCTGGAACTGGCCATCGATAACCTCATCGAAAAGGCGGGCACCGACGAAATGGACGAGATTACGACCATTTTGAGCGAGTATTACACGCATACGGCTGCCGAGGGGAAAAGCTGGAATCAACTGCCCGAACTGCTGAAAGAGTTTGGTCGGAACCTCACGTCGGATCAGTTTTACGAGGCCGTCAATGCCGCGCAGGAGCTATCGCCCAACGCATTACGGCAAATTCGAACCCAGTTACTGACTCATAATCAGCAAGTCGAAACAACCATTATCGGTCATGGACAACGGGCCTGGAAACTGATCACCGATGCGGGACTCGACGAAACCGATTTTAGCTACGGGGCCAGCGGGGTCGGTGGGTATCTGAAAGCCGTTGCCCACGGGAATGCGAAAAAGGAAGCCGGGACGCGGGTTCACAACGCCCTCAATAACGGCGACTGGTACGGCAAGAAAACGCCGAAGCCCGTTCAGGCGATGATCGATGCGATGACCGCTGACTTGTGCGACTGTATCACGCAGATCACGACCACGCGCGACGAAACCGCGCAGCAGGTGACCCTGTTCGATTGCCTGTTGCCGCACCTCCAGAAACTCGCGCTCCTGAAACAGATGCGTATCGAATTCGATGATCTGCTGCGTAAAGACGGGCGGGTGCATATCTCGGAGTTCAACAAGAAAATTCTCAACATTGTCGCGTCCGAACCAGTGCCGTTTCTGTACGAGCGACTTGGTACGAAATACAACCACATCCTGATCGATGAATTTCAGGATACGTCGCGGCTGCAATTTGCGAACCTGTTGCCGCTGATCGAAAACGCGCTGGGCGCTGAGCACTTTAATCTGGCCGTTGGCGACGGGAAACAGGCAATCTATCGGTTCCGGGGTGGCGATATGGATCAGATCGTGGCGCTTCACCGCAAAGATCTGGAGAGCCTCAAGCTAGCCCACAATCCGGGGTCGTGGACCGCCGACCGTATCGACATGCTCGACGGGCATTTACAGGATGAAATGCTCGATACGAACTGGCGCAGCGCCGAGCCGATTGTGGTGTTCAACAACGACTTTTTCGAATTTACCGCCCGTAAATTCGAACACCAGCACGCCAAACTCGCTGACGTATTCGACGCGACCAAACAGTTTCATCAGAAAGCGCAGCCAAATGCCCGGAAGGCCGGTCACGTTCAGATCGATTTCGTTGCCAAAGACGAGAACGACGATACCGACCTGACCGCACTGATGCTCGAACAGACCATCAAGCATCTGGAGCAGGCACTGGCCGATGGTTACGGGTACGGTGACATCGCTATTCTGTGCCGCAAAAAAACCCACGCCAAAGCGCTAGCCAATGAGTTGAATGCCAAGCGAATTCCGCTGGTTTCGGCCGATTCGCTGTCGCTGGAATTCTCGGACCCGGTGAAGTGGATCGTGACGCTGATGCAACTGCTTCAACAGCCGGACCTGAAATTACTGCGGTACGAGTTACTTTACCTCTTCCACCGCGTTGTGCGGGGGATTTTTCCGGACGATGCGCTGACCGAAGAACTACGTCTTGTGGCTGAGGGCGATGCAATGGGCGTGTACACCTACCTGACCGACCAAGGATACCCGCTCGATCCGTATACGCTGGGACAACTCAACCCCTATGAACTGGCGGAGCGGCTGACAGCTCAATTCGATCTGTTCAGTCAGGCGGAGCACAACCCGTTTTTGTTCCGTTTTCTGGACGAAGTGCTGACGTTCAATCAGAAGCGAAGTGGTCACCTCAGCGATTTTCTGATCTACTGGGAGGGCGTCCGGCAGAAGGTGTCGGTCGAAGGAAATGCGCACAATGCGGTTAGCATCCAGACCATTCACCGGTCGAAAGGGCTCGAATTTCCCGTCGTCATCATCCCGTTTGCGAACTGGCGGGTCGAACCTATCAACGACAGTACGATCTGGCTCGACCTGACTTCGATCCGGACGGACATGCTGACTCACGAGAGCGGTTCCGGTCAGCTCGCCCGGTTGCTGTCGGCCCCAGCCCATACAACCAGCAAGCTACGCGGCACTCCCGAACCGATCGCGGCTCAGTACGAAGAAGAGCTGACGCGTACGTTTTTGGAGAACATGAATCTGCTCTACGTAGCCTTCACGCGCCCTACCGACCGGCTCTACATTGTCAGCGAAGCCAAGGATTTCACGAAGGGCGCACAAAATACAATTAGTCATTGGTTACACGCTTTTTTACGCGATAGTGACGTTGCCCGCAACTGCGGCTGCGCGTGGCAGGATGGTCAGTTGAGCTACGAGATCAGCCTGTGTGCCGACTCGTTCCCGCATTCAGTTCGCATTGCGGACAGCGACGAAATTTTGTTGGACGATGTGATCAGCGGTCACCGGGGGCAGGATTTACAACTCCGTCGGCAGGCTGACCGGGTGTTTGATGTCGCCACGTTTGAACGCACGCGCGAACGGGACCGTAAACTCTGTGCGGCTCTGAGCCTGATTAAAGGACCGGAAAGCATTGACCAGACGTTGCGCCAACTCGTCAGCGAGGGGCTGGTGCGTAACGCCGAATGTGCGGACTTGAAACAGGCGCTGATCGCAATTATCACGCATCCCACGTTGTCAGCCCTGTTCAATTCGGCTTTGCGCATCGATACCGATCGCAGCATTTTGAGTAAAAAACGCATTCATGGGGCTCCGCACCGCGTTGTTTACTACCCCGATGGTAGCGTCATCCTGGTGCAGTACGAATCGGTACCGGGGCCTTCTGCGGAGCCAGTGCCTGATCCGGCGAACTCACTCAAGTATTTTACCAGCTTATATCGTGATATGGGCTTCCCCGAAGTGGAGGGCCGGTTGGTTTTTCTGGCCGACGAGCCAACCGTCGTACGGGTTGTTTAA
- the hisC gene encoding histidinol-phosphate transaminase: MFTLTTLLRPHILSITPYSSARDEYTGKEGVFLDANENPLGSATPQGDYNRYPDPHQWAIKQKLAPIKGVRPNQIFLGNGSDEPIDLLVRATCTPGTDSILIMPPTYGMYEVSANINDVEIIKVPLTPDFQVDVDAVLASISETTKLIWLCSPNNPSGNLLKESAIRTILEAANHSLVIVDEAYIDFADSRSWTSELDNYPNLVVLQTFSKAWGLAALRLGMCFASDELIGILNKIKPPYNISAPTQALALEALNQEAKKSEMVTALLTERQVLTENLRSLSSVQHIYPSDANFLLVRFDDAKATFEHLIDQQVIVRDRSKVKLCDGCLRISVGLPGENERLLAVLHTFASVPQPANLPLGTGEVATKPEFVSNS, from the coding sequence ATGTTTACGCTTACTACTCTCCTCCGCCCTCACATTCTGAGCATTACGCCTTACTCCTCGGCTCGCGACGAGTATACCGGCAAAGAGGGCGTTTTTCTGGATGCCAATGAAAATCCGCTGGGTTCGGCAACGCCCCAGGGTGACTACAACCGTTATCCGGACCCGCACCAGTGGGCGATCAAACAAAAGCTAGCTCCGATCAAGGGCGTTCGGCCCAATCAGATTTTTCTGGGTAACGGCTCCGACGAGCCGATTGATCTGCTCGTTCGGGCGACCTGCACACCGGGTACGGATTCGATCCTAATCATGCCCCCGACGTACGGCATGTATGAAGTTTCGGCCAATATTAACGATGTCGAGATCATCAAGGTCCCGTTGACACCCGATTTTCAGGTGGACGTGGACGCGGTGCTGGCGTCGATCTCGGAGACGACGAAACTGATCTGGCTCTGTTCGCCCAATAACCCGTCCGGTAATCTACTAAAGGAGTCGGCTATTCGTACCATTCTGGAAGCCGCCAATCATTCACTGGTCATCGTGGATGAGGCCTACATCGATTTTGCCGATTCCCGTTCCTGGACCAGTGAATTAGACAACTACCCGAATCTGGTCGTTTTACAAACGTTTTCGAAAGCGTGGGGACTGGCGGCTTTGCGGCTGGGCATGTGCTTTGCCTCGGACGAACTGATCGGCATACTCAACAAGATTAAGCCCCCGTATAACATTTCGGCTCCCACCCAAGCACTCGCGCTCGAAGCACTGAATCAGGAAGCCAAGAAGAGCGAAATGGTTACTGCCCTTCTGACCGAACGACAGGTCTTGACCGAGAATCTGCGTTCTTTGTCGTCCGTTCAGCATATTTATCCATCAGACGCCAATTTTCTTTTGGTTCGGTTCGACGACGCGAAAGCAACGTTTGAGCACCTGATCGACCAGCAGGTTATTGTTCGTGACCGATCGAAAGTGAAACTATGTGATGGCTGTCTGCGTATCTCCGTTGGTCTCCCCGGCGAAAACGAGCGTTTGCTGGCTGTTCTGCATACGTTTGCCAGTGTACCACAGCCCGCTAATTTGCCGTTAGGAACAGGCGAAGTGGCCACCAAACCGGAATTTGTATCTAATTCGTAA
- a CDS encoding peptide deformylase, with translation MKHLADLLLLGDPRLYETCEPVLESDLPLVPAWVADLHNVMEEIRAKYQFGRGIAAPQLGILKRLIYLNVDRPQVIINPELITASDEMDELWDDCMSFPNLLVHVRRHRSLTLSYRDENWQPHTWTITNWHLSELVQHEYDHLNGVLCTMRAIDAQSFRWRPTPA, from the coding sequence ATGAAACACCTCGCCGATCTGTTACTCTTGGGCGACCCGCGCCTGTACGAGACCTGCGAGCCGGTTTTGGAATCGGACTTGCCGCTGGTGCCAGCCTGGGTGGCCGATCTGCACAACGTGATGGAAGAAATCCGGGCGAAATACCAGTTCGGGCGCGGCATCGCGGCCCCGCAATTGGGTATCCTGAAACGATTGATCTACCTGAACGTTGATCGCCCGCAGGTCATCATCAACCCAGAATTAATAACGGCCAGCGATGAAATGGATGAACTATGGGACGATTGCATGAGTTTTCCAAACTTACTGGTGCACGTACGCCGACACCGTAGTTTGACGTTGTCGTATCGGGACGAGAACTGGCAGCCGCATACGTGGACCATAACGAATTGGCATTTATCCGAGTTAGTCCAGCACGAATACGATCATCTGAACGGCGTACTTTGCACCATGCGGGCCATCGATGCGCAATCATTCCGGTGGCGACCAACGCCAGCCTAA
- a CDS encoding aminotransferase class V-fold PLP-dependent enzyme, which translates to MFDLSTIRADTPGVQHVAHFNNAGAALMPKPVIDAITSHILLEAEMGGYEAAERRKEAIHDFYRSTADLLNTTADHIAGTANATDAYARALSSIPFERGDVILTTINDYVSNQLAFLSLQKRYGIKVVRAIDDPLGGVSVNDMAQKIKTLRPKLVAVTHIPTNSGLIQPVEAIGQLCQEHDVLYLVDACQSVGQLPVDVLQIHCDFLTATCRKFLRGPRGLGFLYVSDNVLTSQLAPLFIDLSGASWETADTFRVAPTAKRFEDWEFSPALMLGAAEANRYALNIGLDVIARRNTELVELLTPRLAQLPGVRLLDEGERLASIITLTCDRKPAADLRTALQTEQINTSLSTHGAAILDFDRKGMTTAALRISPHYYNTQDEIDSLVDQLTRILG; encoded by the coding sequence ATGTTCGATCTTTCTACTATCCGCGCTGACACACCCGGCGTTCAGCATGTTGCCCACTTCAATAACGCCGGGGCTGCACTCATGCCAAAGCCGGTTATTGATGCAATTACCAGCCACATTTTGCTGGAAGCCGAAATGGGTGGGTACGAAGCGGCTGAACGTCGAAAAGAAGCCATTCACGACTTTTATAGGTCTACGGCGGATTTGCTGAACACGACAGCCGACCACATTGCCGGAACAGCCAATGCCACGGATGCGTACGCCCGAGCCCTGTCGTCAATTCCGTTTGAGCGGGGCGATGTGATTCTGACAACCATCAACGATTACGTCTCGAACCAGCTTGCCTTTCTGTCATTGCAGAAACGATACGGAATCAAAGTCGTTCGGGCTATTGATGATCCGCTGGGCGGTGTTTCGGTGAACGACATGGCGCAGAAAATAAAAACGCTTCGTCCTAAACTCGTTGCCGTTACGCACATTCCAACCAACTCGGGCCTGATCCAGCCGGTTGAAGCCATTGGGCAGCTTTGTCAGGAACATGACGTACTCTATCTGGTCGATGCCTGCCAGTCGGTGGGCCAGTTGCCCGTCGATGTATTACAGATTCACTGCGATTTTCTGACGGCTACCTGCCGAAAATTTCTGCGGGGTCCACGCGGCCTTGGCTTTCTTTATGTTTCCGACAATGTACTGACCAGCCAACTGGCACCGCTATTCATTGACCTCAGTGGCGCGTCCTGGGAAACGGCCGATACCTTCCGCGTAGCGCCAACGGCCAAACGGTTCGAAGACTGGGAATTTTCCCCCGCGCTGATGCTGGGTGCTGCCGAAGCAAATCGGTACGCGCTGAACATCGGCCTCGACGTGATCGCCAGGCGTAACACCGAACTAGTCGAGTTATTAACACCCCGACTGGCCCAACTTCCGGGTGTACGGTTGCTGGACGAAGGTGAACGACTCGCCAGTATCATCACACTGACCTGCGATCGTAAACCAGCTGCCGACCTGCGAACTGCCTTACAAACTGAGCAAATCAACACCTCACTCAGTACGCATGGTGCGGCCATTCTGGATTTCGATCGCAAAGGAATGACAACAGCCGCCCTCCGTATTTCGCCCCACTATTACAACACACAAGACGAAATCGATTCGCTCGTTGACCAGTTAACGCGTATATTGGGATGA
- a CDS encoding type II toxin-antitoxin system VapC family toxin — protein MIIDSNILIYAVNPDYDRLLDFLAGRQLYVSLITKLEVLGYHRLKPVDKEELEQLILATSILPITNAVIAGAIRLRQQRKRSLGDSIIAATASLYKLPILTNNTADFDDIAGLEIIPMASVL, from the coding sequence ATGATAATTGATAGTAACATTCTCATTTACGCGGTTAACCCCGATTACGACCGTTTACTGGACTTTCTGGCCGGACGACAGCTCTATGTTTCGTTGATTACAAAACTCGAAGTTTTGGGTTATCATCGTCTCAAACCAGTCGATAAGGAAGAATTGGAGCAGCTGATACTGGCAACGTCTATACTTCCAATTACCAATGCCGTCATTGCCGGAGCCATACGGTTACGTCAGCAGCGGAAACGCTCGCTTGGCGATTCGATCATTGCCGCTACCGCCAGTCTCTATAAGCTACCCATTCTGACGAATAATACCGCTGATTTTGATGACATCGCTGGCCTGGAGATTATTCCGATGGCTTCCGTTTTGTGA
- the hisD gene encoding histidinol dehydrogenase, with the protein MKIIPFPDRSEWPDLLARPVQSTQQIEAAVAPILAQVRAGGDAALVELAKKFDRIDLSVKGLEVPLDELDAAEAQLSDELKAAIQQAYLNIWTFHERQKQPIEKIETMPGVTCWRRSVGIEKVGLYIPGGTAPLFSTVLMLGVPAQLAGCREVVLCTPSNHPAIYFAAKLVGITKVFRIGGAQAIAAMAYGTESIPQVYKIFGPGNQYVTSAKMLVAKEGIAIDMPAGPSEVAVYADDSAVPAFVAADLLSQAEHGADSQVLLVSTSKRLVELVNLALPTQLGRLSRHDLATKALENSKAILVDTQADAIDLLNAYAAEHLILSIENAETVAEQIVNAGSIFLGNYTPESAGDYASGTNHTLPTNGFARAYSGVSLDSFVKKITVQHITPAGLQALGPVVEAMAEAESLDAHKRAVSLRLASLAEANPA; encoded by the coding sequence ATGAAGATCATCCCTTTTCCCGATCGCTCCGAATGGCCTGATTTACTGGCCCGACCGGTGCAGTCCACGCAGCAGATCGAAGCGGCCGTTGCTCCAATTTTGGCGCAGGTGCGTGCTGGGGGCGACGCGGCTTTGGTTGAGTTAGCCAAAAAGTTTGATCGTATTGACCTGTCAGTCAAGGGTCTGGAAGTCCCGCTGGACGAACTCGATGCGGCAGAAGCGCAGCTGAGCGATGAGTTAAAGGCAGCCATTCAGCAGGCTTACCTTAACATCTGGACGTTTCATGAACGGCAGAAACAGCCAATCGAAAAGATCGAGACGATGCCGGGCGTAACGTGCTGGCGTCGAAGCGTGGGCATCGAAAAAGTCGGGCTCTATATACCAGGTGGTACGGCTCCCTTGTTCAGTACGGTCCTTATGCTCGGTGTCCCTGCTCAACTGGCGGGGTGCCGTGAGGTTGTACTTTGCACGCCCAGCAATCACCCGGCCATTTATTTTGCCGCCAAATTGGTTGGTATCACGAAGGTGTTTCGCATCGGTGGCGCACAAGCCATTGCCGCAATGGCTTATGGAACAGAATCGATCCCGCAAGTTTATAAGATCTTCGGGCCGGGGAATCAATACGTGACGTCCGCCAAGATGCTGGTTGCCAAAGAGGGCATAGCCATCGACATGCCCGCTGGCCCAAGCGAAGTAGCCGTGTACGCGGACGATTCAGCAGTTCCAGCTTTCGTGGCCGCTGATTTGCTGTCGCAGGCCGAACACGGTGCTGATAGTCAGGTATTGCTGGTTTCGACCAGCAAACGACTGGTCGAGTTGGTCAATCTGGCGTTACCAACGCAGTTGGGGAGACTGTCCCGACACGATCTGGCAACCAAAGCTTTGGAAAATAGCAAGGCAATTCTGGTCGATACGCAGGCTGACGCGATTGATCTGTTGAACGCCTACGCTGCCGAACACCTGATTCTGAGCATCGAAAACGCGGAAACGGTGGCAGAACAGATCGTGAATGCCGGGTCTATTTTCCTTGGCAATTACACTCCCGAATCAGCCGGTGATTACGCGTCAGGGACGAACCATACGTTGCCAACCAATGGGTTTGCCCGAGCCTACAGTGGCGTTTCGCTGGACAGTTTCGTAAAAAAGATCACAGTGCAGCATATTACACCTGCTGGTTTACAGGCTCTAGGCCCCGTAGTCGAAGCCATGGCCGAAGCTGAGTCGCTCGACGCGCACAAACGGGCCGTCAGTCTCCGGCTCGCGAGTCTGGCCGAAGCAAATCCAGCCTGA
- the hisG gene encoding ATP phosphoribosyltransferase, with product MSSVLRIALQKSGRLSEDSYQLFKECGIRFDYGTGKLKSVSSNFPAEFLFLRDDDIPGYVEDGVADLGIVGENVAVETGRPVQTIHKLGFSKCRLSIAIPRGSDWTGIESLDGKNIATSYPNLLGNYLAGQGVRAEIHEISGSVEIAPSIGLAEAVCDIVSSGSTLLSNGLKEVETIFRSEAILIARQELDADKQALVDKLLFRIKSVQAAKNNKYIVLNAPNHALDQITGLLPGMKSPTVTPLATEGWSSVHSVLNENEFWENIEAIRAAGAEGILVIPIEKMIY from the coding sequence ATGTCCTCTGTATTACGCATTGCCTTACAAAAATCCGGTCGGCTGAGCGAAGATTCGTACCAGCTTTTCAAAGAATGCGGGATTCGTTTCGATTACGGAACCGGCAAGCTCAAATCGGTTTCTTCCAACTTCCCCGCTGAATTTCTTTTTCTCCGCGACGACGATATTCCTGGTTACGTTGAGGATGGCGTGGCCGATCTGGGTATCGTTGGCGAGAATGTAGCCGTCGAAACAGGCCGCCCGGTGCAAACGATTCATAAACTGGGCTTTTCGAAGTGCCGCCTGTCGATTGCCATTCCGCGGGGCAGCGACTGGACGGGAATCGAGAGTCTGGACGGTAAAAATATTGCGACATCTTATCCTAATCTGCTTGGCAATTACCTCGCTGGACAGGGCGTTCGGGCGGAAATTCACGAAATTAGTGGATCGGTCGAGATTGCGCCGAGCATCGGATTGGCCGAGGCTGTTTGCGACATCGTTAGCTCCGGCAGTACGCTGTTGAGTAATGGCTTAAAGGAAGTCGAAACCATTTTTCGGTCAGAAGCCATTTTGATTGCCCGCCAAGAACTGGATGCCGACAAACAGGCGTTAGTCGATAAGCTCCTGTTCCGTATTAAGTCGGTGCAGGCCGCCAAGAATAATAAATACATCGTTCTGAATGCGCCAAACCACGCTCTCGATCAGATTACAGGCTTACTGCCAGGCATGAAAAGTCCGACGGTAACCCCACTGGCGACCGAGGGCTGGAGTTCGGTGCATTCGGTGTTGAACGAAAATGAATTTTGGGAAAACATCGAAGCGATTCGGGCCGCTGGTGCCGAAGGAATTTTGGTGATTCCCATTGAGAAAATGATTTATTGA